A part of Streptomyces sp. NBC_01750 genomic DNA contains:
- a CDS encoding dihydrouridine synthase: MLLALAVITTGGALRQIDRARFAYRRPRTASSAQLIALQRNRANNWTPTLLLAGQWLQITGWWMLAAHGPLPAATAAVAVAVHFRHLQEISHFAVHGVLARSARANLLLAEAFAHHPLAFDPVTMRRQRHVRDHHPNATVAGTDPNLAELHQAGLRPGATRLRFAVALVHPLTARGIHTTAASLAAGLRHPGAWHRTGAAAAVPLAAYLAGGWTAVICGVLVPRLLLYPQLAWLSLLVEHTWFDPQPRTGTPTWVEAGRCLRLYPRSHVLAHIAAATWLPYGDLHHYAHSAHPAVRWSYLPALERHLGRPHFTPAALLLGDRSVARRHLHALTRGAHSKAAS; this comes from the coding sequence ATGCTGCTCGCCTTAGCCGTCATCACCACCGGCGGCGCACTACGCCAGATCGACCGCGCACGCTTCGCCTACAGACGCCCCCGCACCGCCAGCTCCGCCCAGCTCATAGCGCTCCAACGAAACCGCGCCAACAACTGGACCCCGACCCTCCTACTGGCCGGGCAGTGGCTCCAGATCACCGGATGGTGGATGCTCGCCGCCCACGGGCCCCTGCCCGCCGCGACGGCCGCCGTCGCCGTAGCCGTCCACTTCCGTCACCTGCAGGAGATCAGTCACTTCGCCGTTCACGGCGTTCTCGCCCGGTCTGCCCGCGCCAACCTGCTGCTCGCCGAGGCCTTCGCCCACCACCCGCTCGCCTTCGACCCGGTCACCATGCGCCGCCAGCGCCACGTCCGCGACCACCACCCCAACGCCACCGTTGCCGGCACTGACCCCAATCTCGCCGAGCTCCACCAGGCCGGACTCCGCCCCGGCGCCACCCGACTCCGGTTCGCCGTCGCGCTCGTGCACCCGCTCACCGCACGCGGCATCCACACCACCGCCGCCAGCCTCGCCGCAGGCCTGCGCCACCCCGGCGCCTGGCATCGAACGGGCGCCGCAGCAGCCGTACCCCTCGCCGCCTACCTCGCCGGGGGCTGGACCGCCGTGATCTGCGGCGTACTCGTGCCGCGGCTGCTGCTCTACCCCCAACTGGCCTGGCTCAGCCTCCTTGTCGAACACACGTGGTTCGACCCCCAGCCCCGCACCGGCACCCCGACCTGGGTCGAAGCCGGACGCTGCCTACGCCTGTACCCCCGCAGCCACGTGCTCGCCCACATCGCCGCTGCCACCTGGCTCCCCTACGGCGACCTCCACCACTACGCCCACTCCGCCCACCCGGCCGTGCGCTGGAGCTACCTCCCCGCTCTCGAACGCCACCTCGGCCGACCGCACTTCACCCCCGCCGCACTTCTCCTCGGCGACAGGTCGGTTGCCCGCCGGCACCTGCACGCCCTGACCCGGGGCGCGCACAGTAAGGCCGCCTCATAA
- a CDS encoding GntR family transcriptional regulator translates to MADGSSGGHAPYLQVAAEIRSRIAVGTWAPGDRLPSRGELGAEFGVGENVIRRAQELLISQGLLEGRAGSGTYVRAPLQRRPLQRTPPADGPAYSGLAPAGFTGTWEADSTAKVEAPPEIAARLAVEAGGLCVRTVYEFLAARQPVMLATSWEPMAITGGTVVVLPEGGPLAGRGIVARMAHLGITVARVAERPRPVHVDRDQGHLLGIATGSQATLIERTHYDTGGRPLETADILIPADRWDLTYDIALPASGT, encoded by the coding sequence ATGGCTGACGGCAGCTCAGGAGGCCACGCCCCCTACCTGCAGGTGGCGGCCGAGATCCGATCCCGGATCGCTGTGGGCACTTGGGCTCCCGGTGACCGGCTTCCTTCCCGTGGCGAGCTGGGAGCCGAGTTCGGTGTCGGGGAGAACGTGATCCGGCGGGCGCAGGAGCTCCTGATCAGCCAGGGCCTTCTCGAAGGCCGGGCGGGATCGGGCACCTACGTCCGCGCTCCGCTCCAGCGCCGCCCGCTGCAGCGCACTCCGCCCGCGGACGGCCCCGCCTACTCCGGGCTCGCTCCAGCCGGCTTCACCGGTACCTGGGAGGCCGACAGCACCGCGAAGGTCGAGGCACCGCCGGAGATCGCCGCCCGCCTCGCAGTGGAGGCCGGTGGCCTGTGCGTGCGCACTGTCTACGAGTTCCTGGCCGCACGTCAGCCGGTCATGCTGGCCACCAGCTGGGAGCCGATGGCCATCACCGGTGGCACCGTGGTGGTCCTGCCCGAGGGCGGTCCGCTCGCCGGACGCGGCATCGTCGCGCGGATGGCGCACCTCGGGATCACCGTCGCCCGGGTGGCCGAGAGGCCGCGACCGGTCCATGTCGACCGTGATCAGGGCCACTTGCTGGGAATCGCCACCGGATCGCAGGCCACCCTGATCGAGCGGACCCACTACGACACCGGGGGTCGGCCGCTGGAGACCGCAGACATCCTCATTCCGGCGGACCGGTGGGACCTCACGTACGACATCGCCCTGCCCGCATCCGGCACCTGA
- the dapF gene encoding diaminopimelate epimerase produces the protein MTRPSRTVSHFAKGHGAENDFIVLPDPRGHLALPPAEVTRLCDRRAGIGADGILRAVRCTAEPEASAMAADAEWFMDYRNADGSKGAMCGNGLRVLARYLVDTGLCPPGTLTVATRAGTRQAHVPHRSPDFEGDVSVRMGCPRLPGPDGITVTVAERRWSALHVDMGNPHAVVFVDDLAHAGDLATAPTVEPADAYPHGVTVEFVIPRAPGHLALRVYERGVGETRACGTGACAAVAAAVLCHGTRSAAASYTVDVPGGRLRIELLADGSMDLTGPAEIVAHGTTALTPVSASRRAVVC, from the coding sequence ATGACCCGCCCTTCCCGCACCGTCAGCCACTTCGCCAAAGGACACGGCGCCGAAAACGACTTCATCGTCCTGCCCGACCCCCGCGGGCACCTCGCCCTGCCCCCGGCCGAGGTGACGCGCCTGTGCGACCGCCGCGCGGGCATCGGCGCCGACGGCATCCTGCGCGCCGTGCGCTGCACCGCCGAACCGGAAGCCTCCGCCATGGCGGCCGACGCCGAATGGTTCATGGACTACCGCAACGCCGACGGCAGCAAGGGCGCCATGTGCGGCAACGGCCTGCGCGTGCTGGCCCGCTACCTCGTCGACACCGGGCTCTGCCCGCCCGGCACTCTCACCGTCGCGACCCGTGCTGGCACCCGCCAGGCGCACGTCCCCCACCGCAGCCCAGACTTCGAGGGCGACGTGAGCGTACGGATGGGCTGCCCCAGGCTTCCCGGCCCCGACGGCATCACCGTCACCGTCGCCGAACGGCGCTGGTCGGCCCTGCACGTCGACATGGGCAACCCTCATGCCGTCGTCTTCGTCGACGACCTGGCCCACGCCGGAGACCTGGCCACTGCACCGACCGTCGAGCCGGCCGACGCCTATCCGCACGGCGTCACGGTCGAATTCGTCATCCCTCGGGCTCCCGGGCACCTGGCCCTGCGCGTGTACGAACGCGGCGTCGGCGAAACCCGGGCCTGCGGAACCGGTGCCTGCGCCGCCGTCGCGGCCGCCGTCCTGTGCCACGGCACGCGCTCGGCCGCCGCGTCCTACACCGTGGACGTTCCGGGCGGCCGGCTGCGGATAGAGCTCCTCGCCGACGGCTCCATGGACCTCACCGGCCCCGCCGAGATCGTCGCTCACGGCACTACGGCACTCACCCCCGTGTCGGCCTCACGCCGTGCGGTGGTGTGCTGA
- a CDS encoding plasmid partition protein, protein MFIATISPRSTGKTTITAWLLHALHERGYPVSGFDADESEQLYHWWEARPEGSYPFEVHKEASARFHLEAPKKLPDGHIGAVDCGHLENHSGIGWSVLRVADLAIVACAATNSDVERMDELPMDFFINQVIPKRADKKRPETWVLLCRVQPSSVVAPRGIRKTLMDDGWNVFTTEIPSVQKYSSTGEGVPITAAGSHFDELVTELEQRGLIKK, encoded by the coding sequence ATGTTCATCGCCACCATCTCTCCTCGCTCAACGGGAAAGACAACAATCACGGCGTGGTTGCTGCACGCCCTTCATGAGCGCGGCTACCCCGTGTCCGGGTTCGACGCCGACGAGTCCGAGCAGCTGTATCACTGGTGGGAGGCGCGCCCGGAGGGGAGTTATCCCTTCGAGGTACACAAGGAGGCATCGGCCCGCTTCCATCTGGAGGCTCCGAAGAAGCTGCCCGATGGCCATATCGGTGCCGTTGACTGCGGTCACCTGGAGAACCATTCCGGGATTGGCTGGAGCGTACTGCGGGTGGCTGACCTTGCCATCGTGGCGTGCGCGGCGACAAACAGCGACGTCGAGCGCATGGACGAGCTGCCGATGGATTTCTTCATCAACCAGGTGATCCCGAAACGGGCGGATAAGAAGCGGCCTGAGACCTGGGTGTTGCTGTGCCGTGTGCAGCCCAGCAGCGTCGTAGCCCCGCGCGGTATCCGCAAGACGCTGATGGATGACGGCTGGAACGTCTTCACCACGGAGATCCCGTCTGTCCAGAAATACTCCAGCACCGGAGAGGGCGTCCCGATCACGGCGGCGGGATCGCACTTCGACGAGTTGGTGACGGAGCTGGAGCAACGGGGGCTGATCAAGAAGTGA
- a CDS encoding DUF5999 family protein, with product MRNPLRPLLSWWGHALGAAGVIEDAVATVRDRRLTKADNEQLAASERAAALAKARQGCTHTPPCPPTSAPDRTKAAEVYADDACVYLCNGLVLATKAIKAPDSPSGLYTPMPVKETTL from the coding sequence ATGAGGAACCCTCTGCGCCCCCTGCTCAGTTGGTGGGGACACGCCCTCGGCGCCGCTGGCGTCATCGAGGACGCCGTCGCCACCGTCCGCGACCGCCGCCTGACCAAGGCCGACAACGAGCAGCTGGCCGCCTCGGAGCGGGCGGCCGCGCTCGCCAAGGCCCGCCAGGGCTGCACCCACACCCCGCCGTGCCCGCCGACCTCCGCGCCGGACCGGACGAAGGCTGCGGAGGTCTACGCCGACGACGCCTGTGTCTACCTGTGCAACGGGCTCGTGCTGGCCACCAAGGCGATCAAGGCCCCGGACTCCCCGTCCGGCCTCTACACCCCGATGCCGGTGAAGGAGACGACGCTGTGA
- a CDS encoding chromosome segregation ATPase, protein MAADRPAKRSSSLNEAAAAASKTLSPKYVQLRGDQQIELDVLARELQAGRTRKVERITANTVIRVAVDALLKRRDVLVGDTEEELLASFMAYIERLEERPAQNEVDPAEGS, encoded by the coding sequence ATGGCAGCGGATCGGCCGGCGAAGCGGTCGTCGAGCCTCAATGAGGCGGCAGCGGCGGCGAGCAAGACGCTTTCGCCGAAGTACGTGCAGCTCAGAGGCGATCAGCAGATCGAGTTGGACGTGCTGGCGCGGGAGCTGCAGGCGGGCCGGACGCGCAAGGTCGAGCGGATCACAGCGAACACGGTGATCCGGGTCGCGGTGGACGCACTCCTCAAGCGCAGAGATGTCCTGGTCGGCGACACGGAAGAGGAACTCCTGGCCAGCTTCATGGCGTACATCGAGCGCCTGGAAGAACGGCCTGCGCAAAACGAAGTGGACCCCGCCGAAGGGTCCTGA